The window CATCACTGAACAATGGGACATATTCTAAAAGGGCCTCATCATTGCACAAATGTCATAGAGGGTGCTTACTGAACTTAGGGGCTAGTGTCCCTAGGTGATAAGAGCTTAAATACAATAGGGCCACAATTATATGCAACCATCTTTGACCAACATATAACTGTGTGGCCCATGATGGCCACTTGGTGAGATTCATAGTAGGTTGCCTTGATTTGTAACCTAAGTGATTGAAACTACAGAATTTACTTAGCAGCTAATACTTAATTTGTGGTATATTTTAGTTTAAACTCGAGTGATATTAACCCAGGATGCTGTATATCATAGGGTTTTAGATACAGCCGGTGTGCTGTAGGGTTATGAAATAGTCCTTGAGTCCAACTGTGCTGGGCTCTGCTTCGAACCACGTGATGTACCAATGTCTCCTGTAAGTTTGGCACCTATAGCCTGTTAACAGGAGAGCGCAGGCTAATGGGTAGAGGAGTGCTTTTACGTCCTCCTCACCTCCCCATCATTTTCCTATGTAATTTAAGAGATCTTAAATGGTGGTATTATAAAATTACTCTCCTTGGATACTAAAGGAAGGTTTACCATCAGCTACCGTGCCTATGCCATGAAAGGGCGtctttcctcctcctgccccctgcTGGCAGGTTACCATACATACAGGAACCATACAGATGCAAGGTTTCTTGGAAGTGTGTGCTGATTCTCAGGAGGCATGTGCTGGTGCAGTGTTAGCCTTCACAACCATCCACATCAGGGTCACAGAAATGCGTAACTGAAGAATGTTTGAATGTGAGAAAATGGAACTCTACATTACAGTTTTACTAAAACCACAAAACTTGTATACTTTCTGATATACTCATTCAGGGGACCGAGAAAACGTCCAGGTCTTGCAGCTCTGGCAGAAGCCTGGGCTTCAGTACTCAACACCACACGCTTTTCTAAAGTCCGTACCTCCAGCTCCATGGTATCTGCCTCCCCtcttggcctccatgggcaccaggcatagaTATCATAcactatatacatgcacatgctccTGTTCATCAACTAGAAATTCTAAAAGACGGAGAAACAAGCAGAAAACATAAAACGTTGCCAAGTACAGTGGAGTCGCACACTTTTAACCCCAGTActtaagagacagaggcagggggatatcTGGGTTTCAGGGATGCCTAGACTAACCAGCCTACACACTAAGAACCCAATGCCATCTTTAAAATAACGAACATCTTCAGTGTTTACCTTTCTAAAATTCTCGAGGGAGGGCATAGACAATATATGGAtagtttttacattttacatttataGTTTTGTTGAAAAATTCTCTGACAGAAAGTGAATACTTTGTTTTGCCAGCAGGTGTCTTGCCTGTTCTAAAGCCATTTAAAGTATGGAGAATTGATATTCCTCATTTTAATCCAGACTAATTTTAGGTAGAATGTCACAGTCCTCTAGGAAACAAAGTAGTTAATCTTTGTAGTGCGTCAGGTTATGTCATTTAACATACTAGTTTtgtgtctttgtctgtttctttttttgtttgtttttttttgagacagggtttctctgtgtagctttggctgtactggaactcactctgtagtccaggatggctgagatccacctgcctgtgcctctgcctcctgagtgggagaattaaaggcatgtgtcaccacatcgTTTATCCTCACACTTTTATTTCAGTCCTTCTCCTCACATTTTAGCACAAGTCTATGATTTACTTGATATAAAAAGATCTCTATAGAGATTCGGAAGTACATGAAAGGATCTTGCTTACACTTAGTAGGAGTTTAGTTATTCCATTGTATTTCATATAACCAGATCTTGCTTACACTTAGTAGGAGTTTAGTTATTCCATTGTATTTCATATAACCACCTGTGCCATGTGCTATTTCTTACAGACTCGTGCTCATCTGATAGTGAGGCAGAAGACCAGCTGGAGAAGAGCTCAGTAAGTGAGGAACTTTCTCCTGATATTAAAGAAGAATTAGAAAAGAGTGAAAATGTCCATGATGATAAACTAGCCGAAGAaaacccaaagactgtacatatATCAAACGAAAACGACAGGACTCAGGCACAGCCCTCAGAACCCCTGACAGTGGAGGCGGGAGACAGCGATCAAATCGTGCACATTTTTGGAGACAAAGTGGAACAAGCAGAAGAACTTAAGAAGCAGGTGGAGAAGTCTCCTAAAGCAAAGGGAAGGCGCAACAAGACAAAAGACCTTTCTTTAGAACTTATCAAGATTTCCCCTTTCAGCCAGGAGGAAGCAGGCAGCGAAGCTCGTGGGGACACTCATAGCCTGGAGTTTTCTTCACTCGAATGTAAAAACTTTTCTTCTACTGAAGATGATGTCGACcaatatgagaaagaaaaaaagttaaaacgGAAAATCCTGGGACAACACTCCCCAGAGAAGAAACTAAGACTTGAGAACGGCGTGGAAATGACAACTGGCTTGTCCCAAGAAAGGTCTGACGACAGCGCCGTAGCCGAGGGCGTGAAAGGCGTGCACGTGGAGCAGCGCTTTGAAGCAGAAGGTGAAGGGATGCCATCGCTGATCGCGGAGCCagaccagggcatccaagagccGACTGGTGTGAAGCCAGACAGTCCAGCTGAGGAGCCTGCGCACACGCCGCTCAAAGAGGAGGAGGACGTGATGCCTCTGATTGGGCCTGAAACCTTGGTTTGCCACGAGGTAGACTTGGATGacttggatgagaaggaaaagcCCAGTATTGAGGACGTGGTAATAGAAGGCTCTGAGTCTAACTCTCTGGGCTCCGTCCCGCCTGCCCTACCTCCCGTAGCACAGCAGAACTTCTCCGTAGCTTCCCCGCTGACTCTCAGCCAAGACGAGTCCAGAAGTATAAAGAGCGAGAGTGACATTACGATTGAAGTTGATAGCATTGCTGAAGAATCGCAGGAAGGCCTGTGTGAGAGGGAATCAGCAAACGGATTTGAAGCCAGCGTCACCTCTGGCGCCTGTGGCATGATCGTCCacgagagagagagcagagagaagggtCAGAAAAGGCCAAGCGATGCAAACAGTGGGCTAATGGCAAAAAAGCAAAAGCGAACCCCAAAGCGGACGAGTGCTGCAGCCAAGAGTGAGAAGAACGGAGCAGGTGGGTGCTCGCCGGCTTGTTCACTGCCGACTGGCGACCGGTGCTGGCCTGACCTCGTCTGGCTTGCCAGTGCCGGTGCTTGCCCAGCACAGACTCGGGCCTTGATCCAAAAATGAGTGGGGTTTATTATGTTCTGAAACTGATTTTATTATTCTTAgtgtctacatgcatgcacatgccag is drawn from Rattus norvegicus strain BN/NHsdMcwi chromosome 6, GRCr8, whole genome shotgun sequence and contains these coding sequences:
- the Arid4a gene encoding AT-rich interactive domain-containing protein 4A isoform X3, producing MDDGEVLYLVHYYGWNVRYDEWVKADRIIWPLDKGGPKKKQKKKVKNKEDSEKDEKRDEERQKSKRGRPPLKSTFSSNMPYSLSKTSNSEGKSDSCSSDSEAEDQLEKSSVSEELSPDIKEELEKSENVHDDKLAEENPKTVHISNENDRTQAQPSEPLTVEAGDSDQIVHIFGDKVEQAEELKKQVEKSPKAKGRRNKTKDLSLELIKISPFSQEEAGSEARGDTHSLEFSSLECKNFSSTEDDVDQYEKEKKLKRKILGQHSPEKKLRLENGVEMTTGLSQERSDDSAVAEGVKGVHVEQRFEAEGEGMPSLIAEPDQGIQEPTGVKPDSPAEEPAHTPLKEEEDVMPLIGPETLVCHEVDLDDLDEKEKPSIEDVVIEGSESNSLGSVPPALPPVAQQNFSVASPLTLSQDESRSIKSESDITIEVDSIAEESQEGLCERESANGFEASVTSGACGMIVHERESREKGQKRPSDANSGLMAKKQKRTPKRTSAAAKSEKNGAGQSSDSEDLPAMDSSSNCTPVKRLSLPKPQKLPRSPARISPHIKDGEKEKHREKHPNSSPRTYKWSFQLNELDNMNSTERISFLQEKLQEIRKYYMSLKSEVATIDRRRKRLKKKDREVSHAGASMSSASSDTGMSPSSSSPPQNVLAVECR